One stretch of Meriones unguiculatus strain TT.TT164.6M chromosome 7, Bangor_MerUng_6.1, whole genome shotgun sequence DNA includes these proteins:
- the Ghdc gene encoding GH3 domain-containing protein isoform X2: MLLLLLLLLLLLLLLLLLLPPLAMFWQQRCRDARPSWLLSLQHRMAWGALGLAAAWQQRKLKQRTLCVDQSQQQTLMWCLKRVRGLCSLPKENTDMRSFRNHLPLTKSSHTQEEESEEKLLPPTLPQYHGEASLQATLLGLVTLNKAYPKVLAPGSTACVTPTSPWPYSVPWLGDALGRVSPVGAKDARTLLLEALIAPGLRVLEARTAVELLDVFVGLEADGKELAEAMAAGELGTPLPGRAAELQEALEQGPRGLALRLWPKLQVVVTLDAGGQAEAVSALRALWCQGLAFFSPAYAAARGVLALNLWPEQPQGVYLLSPEPPFIELLPIKEGTQEEAASTLLLTDAQREGEYELVLTDHTNLTRCRLGDVVQVVGAYNQCPVVRFTGRLGQTLSVRGEVTGENLFSVALAQAVGQWPGAKLLDHVCVESSILDSCDGSAPHYEVFVELRGLRNLSEENRDKLDHCLQDTSPHYKSLRFRGSVGPARVHLVGPGSFKELREALAASPSSPFPPEMPRVLRLRHLAQLLQKRVIS, translated from the exons ATgcttctcctgctgctgctgctgctgctgctgctgctgctgctgctgctgctgctgcccccgcTGGCCATGTTCTGGCAGCAGAGGTGTCGGGATGCCAGGCCATCCTGGCTGCTCAGCCTCCAGCACCGGATGGCCTGGGGGGCACTGGGCTTGGCAGCTGCCTGGCAGCAgcggaaactgaagcagaggacaCTGTGTGTGGACCAGAGCCAGCAGCAGACCCTCATGTGGTGTCTGAAGAGAGTTCGGGGTCTCTGCTCTCTCCCCAAGGAGAACACAG ACATGAGATCCTTCCGGAATCACCTCCCATTGACCAAAAGCAGCCACACCCAGGAAGAAGAAAGTGAAGAGAAGCTCCTGCCCCCTACCTTACCCCAATACCATGGAGAGGCCTCTCTGCAG GCCACCCTGCTGGGTCTAGTAACCCTAAACAAGGCCTACCCAAAAGTGCTGGCTCCAGGAAGTACTGCCTGTGTGACCCCTACATCCCCCTGGCCCTACTCTGTGCCCTGGCTCGGGGATGCCCTGGGCCGGGTGAGCCCTGTGGGAGCCAAGGACGCCCGGACCCTGCTGTTGGAGGCATTGATAGCCCCAGGGCTGAGGGTGCTGGAGGCAAGGACTGCAGTGGAGCTCCTAGACGTCTTTGTGGGCCTGGAGGCTGACGGCAAAGAACTGGCGGAGGCCATGGCAGCTGGGGAGCTAGGAACGCCGCTTCCCGGACGAGCAGCCGAACTGCAAGAGGCCCTCGAGCAGGGACCCCGAGGACTGGCCCTTCGTCTCTGGCCAAAGCTGCAGGTGGTGGTGACTCTCGATGCAGGAGGCCAAGCAGAAGCTGTGTCTGCCCTTCGGGCCTTGTGGTGCCAAGGGCTAGCCTTCTTCTCCCCTGCTTATGCTGCCGCCAGAG GGGTATTGGCCCTAAACCTGTGGCCAGAGCAACCCCAAGGAGTCTATCTTCTGTCCCCTGAACCCCCCTTTATTGAGCTGCTTCCAATCAAGGAAGGAACCCAAGAGGAGGCAGCCTCCACCCTCCTTCTTACTGATGCCCAAAGGGAAGGAGAGTATGAGCTGGTGCTGACTGACCATACCAACCTGACAAG GTGCCGCCTGGGTGACGTGGTACAGGTGGTTGGTGCCTACAATCAGTGTCCTGTTGTCAGGTTCACCGGCAG gCTGGGACAGACCCTGAGTGTTCGAGGAGAAGTTACTGGTGAGAATCTGTTCTCTGTGGCCCTGGCCCAAGCAGTGGGGCAGTGGCCAGGGGCCAAGCTGTTGGACCATGTCTGTGTGGAGAGCAGCATTCTGG ACTCCTGTGACGGTTCCGCCCCACACTACGAGGTGTTCGTGGAGCTGAGGGGGTTGAGGAATCTGTCCGAAGAAAACCGAGACAAG CTTGACCACTGCCTTCAAGATACCTCCCCTCACTACAAGTCCTTGCGGTTTCGGGGCAGTGTGGGTCCTGCCAGAGTCCATCTGGTGGGGCCAGGCAGCTTTAAAGAACTCCGGGAAGCACTGGCGGCcagcccctcctctcccttccctcctgaaATGCCTCGGGTTCTCAGGCTCAGGCACCTGGCCCAGCTCCTGCAGAAGAGGGTGATATCCTAA
- the Hcrt gene encoding hypocretin neuropeptide precursor, which produces MNLPSTKVPWAALTLLLLLLLPPALLSLGVDAQPLPDCCRQKTCSCRLYELLHGAGNHAAGILTLGKRRPGPPGLQGRLQRLLQANGNHAAGILTMGRRAGAELEPRPCPGRRCPAATTTALALRGGSGV; this is translated from the exons ATGAATCTTCCTTCTACAAAG GTTCCCTGGGCCGCCCTGacgctcctgctgctgctcctgctgccgcCGGCGCTGCTGTCGCTTGGGGTGGACGCGCAGCCTCTGCCCGACTGCTGTCGCCAGAAGACGTGCTCCTGCCGCCTCTACGAACTGTTGCACGGCGCTGGCAACCACGCGGCGGGCATCCTGACTCTGGGAAAGCGGCGACCTGGACCCCCAGGCCTCCAGGGCCGGCTGCAGCGCCTCCTGCAGGCCAACGGCAACCACGCAGCGGGCATCCTGACCATGGGCCGCCGCGCAGGCGCAGAGCTAGAGCCTCGTCCCTGCCCCGGTCGCCGCTGTCCGGCCGCGACCACCACAGCTCTAGCTCTCCGGGGTGGGTCCGGAGTCTGA
- the Ghdc gene encoding GH3 domain-containing protein isoform X3, protein MLLLLLLLLLLLLLLLLLLPPLAMFWQQRCRDARPSWLLSLQHRMAWGALGLAAAWQQRKLKQRTLCVDQSQQQTLMWCLKRVRGLCSLPKENTGDVLTDMRSFRNHLPLTKSSHTQEEESEEKLLPPTLPQYHGEASLQATLLGLVTLNKAYPKVLAPGSTACVTPTSPWPYSVPWLGDALGRVSPVGAKDARTLLLEALIAPGLRVLEARTAVELLDVFVGLEADGKELAEAMAAGELGTPLPGRAAELQEALEQGPRGLALRLWPKLQVVVTLDAGGQAEAVSALRALWCQGLAFFSPAYAAARGVLALNLWPEQPQGVYLLSPEPPFIELLPIKEGTQEEAASTLLLTDAQREGEYELVLTDHTNLTRCRLGDVVQVVGAYNQCPVVRFTGRLGQTLSVRGEVTGENLFSVALAQAVGQWPGAKLLDHVCVESSILD, encoded by the exons ATgcttctcctgctgctgctgctgctgctgctgctgctgctgctgctgctgctgctgcccccgcTGGCCATGTTCTGGCAGCAGAGGTGTCGGGATGCCAGGCCATCCTGGCTGCTCAGCCTCCAGCACCGGATGGCCTGGGGGGCACTGGGCTTGGCAGCTGCCTGGCAGCAgcggaaactgaagcagaggacaCTGTGTGTGGACCAGAGCCAGCAGCAGACCCTCATGTGGTGTCTGAAGAGAGTTCGGGGTCTCTGCTCTCTCCCCAAGGAGAACACAG gggatgTGCTTACAGACATGAGATCCTTCCGGAATCACCTCCCATTGACCAAAAGCAGCCACACCCAGGAAGAAGAAAGTGAAGAGAAGCTCCTGCCCCCTACCTTACCCCAATACCATGGAGAGGCCTCTCTGCAG GCCACCCTGCTGGGTCTAGTAACCCTAAACAAGGCCTACCCAAAAGTGCTGGCTCCAGGAAGTACTGCCTGTGTGACCCCTACATCCCCCTGGCCCTACTCTGTGCCCTGGCTCGGGGATGCCCTGGGCCGGGTGAGCCCTGTGGGAGCCAAGGACGCCCGGACCCTGCTGTTGGAGGCATTGATAGCCCCAGGGCTGAGGGTGCTGGAGGCAAGGACTGCAGTGGAGCTCCTAGACGTCTTTGTGGGCCTGGAGGCTGACGGCAAAGAACTGGCGGAGGCCATGGCAGCTGGGGAGCTAGGAACGCCGCTTCCCGGACGAGCAGCCGAACTGCAAGAGGCCCTCGAGCAGGGACCCCGAGGACTGGCCCTTCGTCTCTGGCCAAAGCTGCAGGTGGTGGTGACTCTCGATGCAGGAGGCCAAGCAGAAGCTGTGTCTGCCCTTCGGGCCTTGTGGTGCCAAGGGCTAGCCTTCTTCTCCCCTGCTTATGCTGCCGCCAGAG GGGTATTGGCCCTAAACCTGTGGCCAGAGCAACCCCAAGGAGTCTATCTTCTGTCCCCTGAACCCCCCTTTATTGAGCTGCTTCCAATCAAGGAAGGAACCCAAGAGGAGGCAGCCTCCACCCTCCTTCTTACTGATGCCCAAAGGGAAGGAGAGTATGAGCTGGTGCTGACTGACCATACCAACCTGACAAG GTGCCGCCTGGGTGACGTGGTACAGGTGGTTGGTGCCTACAATCAGTGTCCTGTTGTCAGGTTCACCGGCAG gCTGGGACAGACCCTGAGTGTTCGAGGAGAAGTTACTGGTGAGAATCTGTTCTCTGTGGCCCTGGCCCAAGCAGTGGGGCAGTGGCCAGGGGCCAAGCTGTTGGACCATGTCTGTGTGGAGAGCAGCATTCTGG ACTAG
- the Ghdc gene encoding GH3 domain-containing protein isoform X1: MLLLLLLLLLLLLLLLLLLPPLAMFWQQRCRDARPSWLLSLQHRMAWGALGLAAAWQQRKLKQRTLCVDQSQQQTLMWCLKRVRGLCSLPKENTGDVLTDMRSFRNHLPLTKSSHTQEEESEEKLLPPTLPQYHGEASLQATLLGLVTLNKAYPKVLAPGSTACVTPTSPWPYSVPWLGDALGRVSPVGAKDARTLLLEALIAPGLRVLEARTAVELLDVFVGLEADGKELAEAMAAGELGTPLPGRAAELQEALEQGPRGLALRLWPKLQVVVTLDAGGQAEAVSALRALWCQGLAFFSPAYAAARGVLALNLWPEQPQGVYLLSPEPPFIELLPIKEGTQEEAASTLLLTDAQREGEYELVLTDHTNLTRCRLGDVVQVVGAYNQCPVVRFTGRLGQTLSVRGEVTGENLFSVALAQAVGQWPGAKLLDHVCVESSILDSCDGSAPHYEVFVELRGLRNLSEENRDKLDHCLQDTSPHYKSLRFRGSVGPARVHLVGPGSFKELREALAASPSSPFPPEMPRVLRLRHLAQLLQKRVIS, translated from the exons ATgcttctcctgctgctgctgctgctgctgctgctgctgctgctgctgctgctgctgcccccgcTGGCCATGTTCTGGCAGCAGAGGTGTCGGGATGCCAGGCCATCCTGGCTGCTCAGCCTCCAGCACCGGATGGCCTGGGGGGCACTGGGCTTGGCAGCTGCCTGGCAGCAgcggaaactgaagcagaggacaCTGTGTGTGGACCAGAGCCAGCAGCAGACCCTCATGTGGTGTCTGAAGAGAGTTCGGGGTCTCTGCTCTCTCCCCAAGGAGAACACAG gggatgTGCTTACAGACATGAGATCCTTCCGGAATCACCTCCCATTGACCAAAAGCAGCCACACCCAGGAAGAAGAAAGTGAAGAGAAGCTCCTGCCCCCTACCTTACCCCAATACCATGGAGAGGCCTCTCTGCAG GCCACCCTGCTGGGTCTAGTAACCCTAAACAAGGCCTACCCAAAAGTGCTGGCTCCAGGAAGTACTGCCTGTGTGACCCCTACATCCCCCTGGCCCTACTCTGTGCCCTGGCTCGGGGATGCCCTGGGCCGGGTGAGCCCTGTGGGAGCCAAGGACGCCCGGACCCTGCTGTTGGAGGCATTGATAGCCCCAGGGCTGAGGGTGCTGGAGGCAAGGACTGCAGTGGAGCTCCTAGACGTCTTTGTGGGCCTGGAGGCTGACGGCAAAGAACTGGCGGAGGCCATGGCAGCTGGGGAGCTAGGAACGCCGCTTCCCGGACGAGCAGCCGAACTGCAAGAGGCCCTCGAGCAGGGACCCCGAGGACTGGCCCTTCGTCTCTGGCCAAAGCTGCAGGTGGTGGTGACTCTCGATGCAGGAGGCCAAGCAGAAGCTGTGTCTGCCCTTCGGGCCTTGTGGTGCCAAGGGCTAGCCTTCTTCTCCCCTGCTTATGCTGCCGCCAGAG GGGTATTGGCCCTAAACCTGTGGCCAGAGCAACCCCAAGGAGTCTATCTTCTGTCCCCTGAACCCCCCTTTATTGAGCTGCTTCCAATCAAGGAAGGAACCCAAGAGGAGGCAGCCTCCACCCTCCTTCTTACTGATGCCCAAAGGGAAGGAGAGTATGAGCTGGTGCTGACTGACCATACCAACCTGACAAG GTGCCGCCTGGGTGACGTGGTACAGGTGGTTGGTGCCTACAATCAGTGTCCTGTTGTCAGGTTCACCGGCAG gCTGGGACAGACCCTGAGTGTTCGAGGAGAAGTTACTGGTGAGAATCTGTTCTCTGTGGCCCTGGCCCAAGCAGTGGGGCAGTGGCCAGGGGCCAAGCTGTTGGACCATGTCTGTGTGGAGAGCAGCATTCTGG ACTCCTGTGACGGTTCCGCCCCACACTACGAGGTGTTCGTGGAGCTGAGGGGGTTGAGGAATCTGTCCGAAGAAAACCGAGACAAG CTTGACCACTGCCTTCAAGATACCTCCCCTCACTACAAGTCCTTGCGGTTTCGGGGCAGTGTGGGTCCTGCCAGAGTCCATCTGGTGGGGCCAGGCAGCTTTAAAGAACTCCGGGAAGCACTGGCGGCcagcccctcctctcccttccctcctgaaATGCCTCGGGTTCTCAGGCTCAGGCACCTGGCCCAGCTCCTGCAGAAGAGGGTGATATCCTAA